The Rhodothermales bacterium genome has a window encoding:
- a CDS encoding mobile mystery protein A encodes MYDSLRIRQLDTKIRPLQAEFLREVPNGGWIRLIRTALGMSMRQLADRAGVAKNSVAQAEDSEVRSAIQLDTLQAMADAMDCDLVYALVPRTSLHATLRRQAYKKASRLLARVSDSMALEGQAVSETEYKHQLNDIAEELMCTRGRDFWND; translated from the coding sequence ATGTACGATTCGCTTCGTATTCGACAACTCGATACCAAAATCCGCCCACTCCAGGCCGAATTCCTTCGGGAAGTCCCAAATGGCGGCTGGATCCGACTGATCCGCACGGCTCTCGGAATGTCCATGCGTCAACTGGCTGACCGCGCCGGTGTGGCCAAGAACAGCGTTGCCCAAGCAGAAGACTCCGAGGTTCGAAGCGCCATCCAATTGGATACGCTGCAAGCCATGGCCGACGCCATGGATTGCGATCTCGTATACGCCCTCGTTCCTCGGACATCTCTGCACGCTACGCTCCGGAGGCAGGCCTACAAGAAGGCCTCCCGTCTTCTGGCGCGTGTTTCGGACTCCATGGCTCTGGAGGGTCAGGCCGTATCGGAAACTGAATACAAGCATCAGCTGAACGATATTGCAGAGGAACTCATGTGTACACGCGGCAGGGATTTCTGGAATGATTGA
- a CDS encoding NmrA/HSCARG family protein: MSSKKIITVFGATGAQGGGLARAILNDPQGGFAVRAVTRDASSDKAKALAAAGSEVVEANADDPASIDRALEGAWGAFFVTFFWEHFSPDQERQQAANFATAAAKAGLKHAIWSTLEDMRQWVPVEDDRMPTLQERYKVPHFDAKGESDALFLESGVPVTLLRTSFYWDNFIHFGMGPQKGEDGSHFIAFPMGNAELAGIAAEDIGKCAYGIFKRAPEFAGRTVGIVGECVSGAEMAAKFSDALGTKVHYNDVPADVYRSFGFPGADDLGNMFQVKRDFNEAYNANRDRALSRQLNPDLQSFDDWLATNKDAIPMG, encoded by the coding sequence ATGTCCAGCAAGAAAATCATTACCGTTTTCGGAGCCACCGGCGCGCAGGGCGGCGGGCTCGCACGTGCCATCCTCAACGACCCGCAGGGCGGTTTTGCCGTACGGGCGGTGACGCGTGACGCATCGTCCGACAAAGCCAAGGCGCTGGCGGCAGCCGGCTCCGAAGTGGTGGAAGCCAATGCGGACGACCCGGCAAGCATTGACCGGGCGCTCGAGGGCGCGTGGGGGGCGTTCTTCGTGACCTTCTTCTGGGAGCACTTCTCGCCGGACCAGGAGCGTCAGCAGGCCGCCAACTTCGCCACGGCGGCGGCAAAGGCCGGGCTGAAGCACGCCATCTGGTCGACGCTGGAGGACATGCGCCAGTGGGTGCCGGTCGAGGACGACCGCATGCCCACGCTGCAGGAGCGGTACAAGGTGCCGCATTTTGACGCCAAGGGCGAGTCCGATGCGCTCTTCCTGGAGTCCGGCGTGCCGGTGACGCTGCTCCGGACGTCGTTCTACTGGGACAATTTCATCCATTTCGGGATGGGCCCGCAGAAGGGTGAAGACGGAAGCCACTTCATTGCGTTTCCCATGGGCAACGCGGAACTGGCCGGCATTGCGGCTGAGGACATCGGCAAGTGCGCCTATGGTATTTTCAAGCGGGCACCGGAGTTCGCCGGGCGCACGGTGGGCATTGTGGGCGAATGCGTGAGCGGCGCCGAGATGGCGGCGAAGTTCTCCGACGCGCTCGGTACGAAGGTCCACTACAACGATGTGCCAGCCGACGTCTACCGCAGTTTCGGTTTCCCGGGCGCCGACGACCTGGGCAACATGTTCCAGGTGAAGCGGGACTTCAACGAGGCGTACAACGCGAATCGTGACCGTGCCCTGTCCCGGCAGCTGAACCCGGACCTGCAATCCTTCGACGACTGGCTGGCCACCAACAAGGACGCCATTCCGATGGGGTGA
- a CDS encoding cytochrome C oxidase subunit II — translation MSSPIHSPQGNWWIAGVSVLEKTWIRISVVWCLILFASMIVWASYGKQNQHGPTYRVSTSEYIQKVQDFKKAGTQTEEGIIPADEHIYVAAARFSFDGFPVVLKAGKQYQVHMSSYDVQHGLSIRPEHALSKQMSLQLLPGYEWVLPMKFDEPGVYHVVCNEFCGVGHSTMHGSFIVQR, via the coding sequence ATGAGTTCACCCATTCATTCCCCCCAGGGTAACTGGTGGATTGCCGGCGTATCGGTCCTGGAAAAGACCTGGATCCGGATCAGCGTTGTCTGGTGCCTCATCCTGTTCGCATCCATGATTGTGTGGGCCTCCTACGGCAAGCAGAACCAGCATGGCCCGACGTACCGGGTATCCACCTCGGAATACATCCAGAAGGTCCAAGACTTCAAGAAGGCCGGGACCCAGACGGAAGAGGGCATTATTCCTGCGGACGAGCACATATATGTTGCCGCCGCGCGCTTCTCCTTTGACGGATTCCCGGTGGTGCTGAAGGCTGGCAAGCAATACCAGGTGCACATGAGCAGCTATGACGTGCAACACGGGCTGTCCATCCGGCCCGAACATGCCCTCAGCAAGCAGATGTCGCTGCAACTGCTTCCGGGCTACGAGTGGGTGTTGCCCATGAAGTTCGACGAGCCGGGTGTGTATCACGTGGTCTGCAACGAGTTCTGTGGTGTAGGGCATAGCACCATGCATGGCTCATTCATCGTGCAGAGGTAA
- a CDS encoding Fic family protein, whose product MYIWERTEWPDFQWDDGSFATLEKQFHLDLGWLLGRMDGLGFALKENANLRILTQEVVKSSEIEGERFNPLSVRSSLGRRLGMDIAGLPPSNRSIDGVVEVILDATGNHADPLTEERLCAWHGALFPTGRSGLVSIQTGAWRRAEKDLMQVVSGPVGREAVHFQAPPSRRLDHEMDRFLAWFNSDRLEAGPVKAALAHLWFVTIHPFEDGNGRIARAIMEMVQARFERSALRFFSLSNQIEKERNDYYAVLQGTQSGTLDVSAYLSWYFSCAVRAIASSKEILEGVLTRGKFWDTWATEDLNERQIIMLNKLLEGMDGQLNTSKWAKMTKTSQDTAYRDIKDLVSRGILVQDPGGGRSTSYSLHVMSMKP is encoded by the coding sequence ATGTACATATGGGAACGGACGGAATGGCCCGACTTCCAGTGGGACGATGGGTCGTTTGCCACCCTCGAAAAGCAATTCCATCTCGATCTGGGCTGGCTCCTTGGCCGTATGGACGGCTTGGGCTTTGCCCTGAAGGAAAACGCCAATCTGCGCATCCTGACCCAGGAAGTGGTCAAGTCGTCCGAAATCGAGGGAGAACGCTTCAATCCGTTGTCGGTCCGGTCCTCCCTCGGTCGCCGGTTGGGTATGGATATTGCCGGACTTCCCCCTTCCAATCGCTCCATTGATGGTGTCGTGGAGGTCATCCTGGATGCCACGGGGAATCATGCCGATCCATTGACCGAGGAACGGCTTTGCGCGTGGCATGGCGCGCTGTTTCCGACCGGACGGAGTGGGTTGGTTTCCATTCAGACGGGCGCATGGCGCCGTGCGGAAAAAGACCTCATGCAGGTGGTCTCGGGGCCCGTTGGACGCGAAGCGGTCCATTTCCAGGCGCCACCGTCCCGCCGATTGGATCATGAAATGGACCGATTCCTCGCCTGGTTCAATTCCGATCGATTGGAGGCGGGACCGGTCAAGGCCGCGCTCGCCCATCTGTGGTTCGTCACCATCCATCCTTTTGAGGATGGAAACGGACGCATTGCCCGGGCCATCATGGAAATGGTGCAAGCCCGGTTCGAACGGTCGGCCCTTCGGTTCTTCAGTCTGTCCAATCAAATCGAGAAGGAACGGAACGACTACTACGCGGTGCTGCAGGGCACGCAGTCCGGCACGCTCGACGTATCGGCCTATCTCTCCTGGTATTTTTCGTGCGCTGTCCGTGCCATCGCATCTTCCAAAGAGATCCTGGAGGGTGTGCTGACCCGCGGGAAGTTCTGGGACACCTGGGCAACGGAAGACCTGAACGAGCGACAAATCATCATGCTCAACAAGCTCCTCGAGGGGATGGACGGGCAACTGAACACGTCCAAATGGGCCAAGATGACGAAGACATCCCAGGACACGGCCTACCGGGACATCAAGGACCTCGTCTCGCGCGGCATTCTGGTCCAGGATCCGGGTGGCGGCCGCAGTACGAGCTATTCGCTTCACGTCATGTCGATGAAACCGTAA
- a CDS encoding dienelactone hydrolase family protein — protein MRPVKPAVLFSLFMALLSVGCAAQAPTADPAVFDYDRDVPLDVVVNARTEHADHTELDLSYRSPAGGRVPALLFLPADGRGPWPAVIVQHGMPGSRRNAASFAAEYARMGAVALAITAPWARPDDEPRRNILTMTRQDADDQIQLIQDLRRAIDLLQARPDVNPDRIAYSGGSYGGAMGGLLAGVEDRIVAYALWVGDGGLVAHVTGPDDARGPFHRMSETQRTAWLRAMEPIEPLRWVGRAAPAELLFQNGRFDEFVPVADAEAYQAAGSEPKTILWYDEGHGLNEEARQDRRRWIMERLAIEGPIE, from the coding sequence ATGCGCCCTGTGAAGCCTGCCGTTCTGTTCAGCCTGTTCATGGCGCTCCTGTCCGTCGGGTGTGCCGCCCAGGCCCCGACGGCGGACCCCGCGGTGTTCGATTATGACCGGGACGTGCCGCTTGACGTTGTGGTGAACGCCCGTACCGAGCACGCCGACCATACCGAGCTGGACCTGTCGTACCGGAGTCCGGCCGGTGGGCGGGTGCCGGCGCTGCTGTTCCTGCCTGCGGACGGCCGGGGGCCGTGGCCGGCGGTCATCGTACAGCACGGAATGCCGGGAAGCCGGCGGAATGCGGCATCGTTTGCCGCCGAATATGCACGGATGGGCGCGGTGGCCCTGGCCATTACTGCCCCGTGGGCGCGCCCCGACGACGAGCCCCGCCGAAACATCCTGACCATGACGCGCCAGGACGCGGACGATCAGATCCAACTCATCCAGGACCTGCGCCGGGCCATCGACCTGCTGCAGGCGCGACCGGACGTGAATCCGGACCGCATTGCCTACAGCGGCGGCAGCTACGGCGGAGCCATGGGCGGTCTGCTGGCGGGCGTCGAGGACCGGATTGTGGCCTACGCCCTCTGGGTCGGCGACGGCGGTCTGGTGGCCCACGTGACGGGGCCGGACGATGCGCGCGGCCCGTTCCACCGGATGTCTGAAACACAGCGTACGGCCTGGTTGCGGGCCATGGAGCCGATTGAGCCCTTGCGCTGGGTGGGCCGCGCCGCCCCCGCCGAATTGCTGTTCCAGAACGGCCGGTTCGACGAATTCGTGCCGGTGGCGGATGCCGAGGCGTACCAGGCCGCCGGGTCGGAGCCCAAGACCATCCTGTGGTACGACGAGGGGCATGGTCTCAACGAAGAGGCCCGGCAGGACCGGCGGCGATGGATCATGGAGCGGCTTGCCATTGAGGGTCCCATCGAATAA
- a CDS encoding aspartyl protease family protein, translated as MKHLLACCCALILLSSCSYVANVRLLTGGEIRRTDYVQVIPFDYRKDLIVIQARLNADPEAREFILDTGAFDSKVEKELADRLALDVVASKTNSTAQGISRTIDVVRIDSVGLGETTAYDIGAGKLTYDPSSASQCIAADGIIGANLMKLAHWKIDYQAKELHFSDGAFEAGVGAHSVSFDRPMLSGTPSIRLEIDGLEVKDVLFDVGYNGGLVLPMALADRFDSPTIMTVHDRSTSGIFGANTDSLVVKELTVRLGDDRIRVPVSFSSVGKALLGNDFLEHFGIIINYDTKTIHLERQEEVHVDSPRTFMVAGLGDSLWVVNRTTRDLGLALGDTLRTVNGKTPADLFSSFCDYFLNVDRLFDADPVRVEKMDGSSMSLRM; from the coding sequence ATGAAACACCTCCTTGCTTGCTGCTGCGCCCTCATCCTGCTCTCCTCCTGTTCGTACGTGGCCAACGTGCGCCTGCTGACCGGGGGAGAAATCCGCCGGACCGACTACGTCCAGGTCATTCCTTTCGACTACCGGAAGGATCTGATCGTCATCCAGGCACGGCTGAACGCCGATCCGGAGGCCCGGGAGTTCATTCTCGATACCGGTGCGTTCGACAGCAAGGTTGAAAAAGAGCTGGCGGACCGGCTCGCGCTGGACGTGGTAGCCAGTAAAACCAACAGTACGGCGCAAGGCATCAGCCGTACCATCGACGTCGTCCGGATTGACTCCGTCGGGCTCGGCGAAACCACGGCGTACGATATCGGCGCGGGCAAGCTGACGTATGACCCCTCATCGGCCAGCCAGTGCATTGCCGCCGACGGGATCATTGGCGCCAATCTCATGAAACTGGCCCACTGGAAAATCGACTACCAGGCGAAGGAACTGCACTTCTCCGACGGGGCCTTCGAGGCCGGTGTCGGAGCGCATTCCGTTTCGTTCGACCGGCCCATGCTGTCGGGAACGCCCAGCATCCGCCTGGAAATCGACGGCTTGGAGGTGAAGGATGTGCTGTTCGACGTCGGCTACAATGGGGGCCTGGTCCTGCCCATGGCGCTTGCCGACCGGTTCGACAGTCCGACGATCATGACCGTACATGATCGCTCCACGTCCGGGATCTTCGGCGCGAACACGGACTCCCTGGTGGTCAAGGAACTGACGGTGCGTCTGGGCGACGACCGCATCCGTGTGCCGGTGTCGTTCTCGTCCGTGGGCAAGGCCTTGTTGGGGAACGATTTCCTGGAGCATTTCGGGATCATCATCAACTACGATACCAAGACCATCCATCTCGAACGGCAGGAAGAAGTCCATGTCGATTCGCCCCGCACGTTCATGGTGGCCGGTCTGGGCGATTCGCTCTGGGTGGTCAACCGGACGACGCGGGACCTGGGTCTGGCGCTCGGCGATACGTTGCGCACAGTCAACGGCAAGACGCCCGCCGATCTGTTCTCATCGTTCTGCGACTACTTCCTGAACGTGGACCGGTTGTTCGATGCGGATCCGGTGCGGGTCGAGAAGATGGACGGGTCAAGCATGAGTCTTCGGATGTAA
- a CDS encoding cbb3-type cytochrome c oxidase subunit I encodes MIKELFTNDYGPDGFRTCSVTGMRIDRTAENFVKIFGLTAVVALVMGGISAILVVLTRWEVVGLLPPDAFYNWLSVHAWNLLIFWMVFMEVAILYVGGPMVLGRKLPAPKLAMVGYVLMLVSAIGINWSIMTTSAPDQAPLLTSYAPLPSSEWFYLSAIVFILGTVIAALPFFAAIWQEKIEHPNRSLPLVAFGAFITAIIAVEALLGGLITYIPTYMWRIGLIEHIDAAWYRQMYWIIGHGSQQINLAAMVTVWYFLTHVVGGAEVVSEKVSRSAFILYLFFINMGAAHHLMADPALAASWKVWNTSYAAYGAVLASMIHAFAIPAGLEAGRRKRGAGKSLFGWLWSAPWGNPVFSAVIFSIILFGFMGGITGVLMGQMQLNLAWHNTWATVGHFHATVVLGTTMTFMGLVFFVIQTMFKKELIMAPLARIQPWFYSGFMALATLMMMYLGILYGIPRRHASVMDIPGTDFNFGAAEPLFVIFGIAALLAIVGGILFAGISVGSLLFGKKLEPSSVFRPAASWTGDGSAVHLQSMRGTFTFTLIFLAVFVIAYILNWYLLSRLWEIG; translated from the coding sequence ATGATCAAGGAACTGTTCACCAACGACTACGGCCCCGACGGATTCCGCACCTGCTCTGTCACGGGCATGCGCATTGACCGCACGGCCGAGAATTTCGTCAAGATCTTTGGTCTCACGGCCGTCGTGGCTCTCGTCATGGGCGGTATTTCAGCCATCCTCGTCGTGCTTACCCGCTGGGAAGTGGTCGGGCTGCTGCCGCCGGACGCGTTTTACAACTGGCTGAGCGTACACGCGTGGAATCTGCTCATTTTCTGGATGGTGTTCATGGAGGTGGCCATCCTGTATGTGGGCGGTCCCATGGTACTCGGGCGCAAGTTGCCTGCTCCGAAGCTCGCCATGGTCGGATACGTACTCATGCTCGTTTCGGCCATCGGCATCAACTGGTCCATCATGACGACGTCTGCTCCGGATCAGGCTCCGCTCCTGACGTCCTATGCCCCGCTGCCTTCGTCCGAGTGGTTCTATCTCAGTGCCATCGTCTTCATCCTGGGTACGGTGATCGCTGCGCTGCCCTTTTTTGCAGCTATCTGGCAGGAGAAAATCGAGCATCCGAACCGGAGCCTGCCCCTGGTGGCCTTCGGCGCATTCATTACGGCCATCATCGCCGTAGAGGCGCTCCTGGGTGGCCTGATTACCTACATTCCGACGTACATGTGGCGGATTGGATTGATCGAGCATATCGATGCCGCATGGTACCGTCAGATGTACTGGATCATCGGGCATGGCAGCCAGCAGATCAATCTTGCGGCCATGGTCACGGTCTGGTATTTCCTGACCCATGTCGTGGGTGGCGCCGAGGTAGTGAGCGAGAAGGTTTCCCGCTCGGCCTTCATCCTGTACCTCTTCTTCATCAACATGGGGGCCGCGCACCATCTCATGGCCGATCCGGCGCTTGCCGCGAGCTGGAAGGTGTGGAACACCTCATATGCAGCATATGGCGCCGTTCTGGCCAGCATGATCCATGCTTTTGCCATTCCGGCGGGGCTCGAAGCCGGTCGCCGCAAGCGGGGAGCAGGGAAGAGCCTGTTCGGTTGGTTGTGGTCGGCCCCCTGGGGCAATCCCGTGTTCTCGGCGGTCATCTTCTCGATTATCCTGTTCGGCTTCATGGGCGGTATTACCGGGGTACTGATGGGTCAAATGCAGCTCAACCTGGCCTGGCACAACACCTGGGCCACAGTGGGGCACTTCCATGCCACGGTGGTTCTGGGGACCACCATGACGTTCATGGGCCTCGTGTTCTTTGTCATCCAAACCATGTTCAAGAAGGAATTGATCATGGCCCCGCTCGCCCGGATCCAGCCGTGGTTCTATTCGGGATTCATGGCCCTGGCCACGCTCATGATGATGTACCTCGGCATCCTGTACGGTATTCCGCGGCGACATGCATCGGTCATGGACATTCCGGGCACGGACTTCAACTTCGGGGCCGCCGAACCGTTGTTCGTGATTTTCGGCATTGCTGCGCTGCTGGCCATAGTCGGGGGCATCCTTTTTGCCGGGATATCCGTCGGGTCCCTGCTGTTCGGAAAGAAGCTGGAACCGTCGTCCGTATTTCGGCCTGCTGCCTCCTGGACGGGAGATGGCAGTGCGGTTCACCTGCAATCCATGCGTGGCACGTTCACGTTCACGCTCATCTTCCTGGCCGTGTTCGTGATTGCCTATATCCTGAACTGGTACCTGCTGTCACGACTGTGGGAAATCGGGTAA
- a CDS encoding T9SS type A sorting domain-containing protein → MSPRASAPRFLSMLILLMAVLPAQAQDGQLDLTFDPGTATGTAVESVTLQPDGKIIVTGHFDSRIVRLHADGSVDSGFTRPGLWGAVLYATAVLPDGKVLVVGQFSTYLDVPVNNIVRLNADGTVDNSFHYGDGPDDYITNVIVQPDGKILISGRFKTYDGVSRAGVARLNADGTVDPSFDPGTGVAGVTGDVQAMALHDDGRIVLAGLFTSYNGVSRYRIAQINADGSLDTSFEPARIGGGAGSIHTANSLATTPDGKVVVGGHFSTVDATPHNSIVRLNADGSVDTSFTTGAGVHTNYGTAVNALLVMANGKVLLGGAFNTVAGEDRRGIARLNADGSLDASFTPGTGLEYGIGQYANVASFAMQPDGNVLVGGFFVRYNDIERRFVLRLTVGLAVSVEEMPSRVAAWSTWPNPARDALYMDAVEPGSEITVHDLLGRTVRVATEVHGQGPLRIPVDGLSSGTYLVRVRSGQAVSSRPIMIMR, encoded by the coding sequence ATGTCCCCACGTGCTTCTGCTCCTCGTTTCCTGTCCATGTTGATCCTGCTCATGGCCGTTCTTCCGGCCCAAGCCCAGGACGGCCAGCTGGACTTGACCTTCGACCCCGGAACGGCCACCGGAACGGCGGTGGAATCCGTCACGCTCCAGCCGGACGGCAAGATCATTGTCACCGGTCACTTCGACAGCCGGATCGTGCGGTTGCACGCGGACGGTTCGGTGGACTCCGGGTTCACCCGCCCGGGGCTCTGGGGGGCGGTGCTGTACGCCACCGCTGTCCTGCCGGACGGGAAAGTCCTGGTCGTCGGTCAGTTCTCGACGTATCTGGACGTCCCCGTGAACAACATCGTGCGGCTGAATGCAGACGGCACGGTCGATAACTCGTTCCACTACGGCGACGGCCCGGATGACTACATCACGAACGTGATCGTGCAGCCGGACGGGAAAATCCTGATTTCCGGGCGATTCAAAACGTACGACGGCGTGTCCCGCGCCGGTGTGGCCCGACTGAACGCGGACGGCACGGTCGATCCGTCCTTCGATCCGGGGACGGGTGTCGCCGGGGTGACCGGGGATGTCCAGGCCATGGCCCTGCATGATGACGGCCGGATTGTGCTGGCCGGTCTGTTCACGTCCTACAACGGCGTCAGTCGGTACCGCATTGCGCAGATCAACGCAGACGGCTCGCTCGATACGTCGTTCGAGCCTGCCCGGATTGGCGGTGGGGCCGGCTCCATCCACACGGCCAATTCCTTGGCGACCACGCCGGACGGAAAAGTCGTCGTGGGTGGGCATTTCTCCACGGTGGACGCGACGCCCCACAACAGCATCGTGCGGCTGAATGCCGACGGATCGGTCGATACGTCCTTCACGACCGGTGCAGGCGTCCATACGAACTACGGAACGGCCGTCAATGCGTTGCTGGTGATGGCGAACGGCAAGGTTCTGTTGGGTGGTGCGTTCAACACCGTGGCCGGGGAAGACCGGCGCGGGATAGCCCGGCTGAACGCCGACGGCTCGCTCGACGCATCGTTCACCCCGGGTACCGGCCTGGAATACGGCATCGGACAGTATGCGAACGTTGCATCATTCGCCATGCAGCCGGACGGAAACGTCCTGGTTGGCGGTTTCTTCGTGCGCTACAACGACATCGAACGGCGGTTCGTCCTCCGTCTGACCGTGGGTCTGGCTGTATCTGTGGAAGAAATGCCGTCCCGAGTGGCAGCCTGGTCGACGTGGCCGAATCCGGCCCGTGATGCGCTGTACATGGATGCGGTCGAACCCGGATCGGAAATCACGGTTCACGACCTCCTTGGCCGGACCGTCCGCGTGGCCACGGAGGTGCATGGCCAGGGGCCGCTCCGCATTCCCGTGGATGGCCTGTCCAGCGGTACCTACCTGGTCCGGGTCCGTTCGGGCCAGGCGGTGTCCTCCCGCCCCATCATGATTATGCGTTGA
- a CDS encoding beta-N-acetylhexosaminidase: MHILALVMLFQVNVIPLPASVEQRPGAPFAVSAGTPVTVQDAAARPAARFLQEVLGLSRPVEGSGQSGENAENLNETDPAIVFRVATSADLGTEGYELDIRAEQITITAQSGAGYFYAVQTLRQLLPPAIEYSGTLPYALSVAPVRIRDQPRFEWRGAMLDVSRHFFGPADVKRYMDLMAMYKLNRLHLHLSDDQGWRLEIPGRPALTDIGAQTQVGGGAGGYYTLAEWDDLVAYAADRFITIVPEIDMPGHTNAALASIAELNCDGRRTEPYTGIDVGFSSLCVDREETYTFVDDVVREIARRSPGAYFHVGGDEVKTLTASEYNAFMDRTADIVARHGKLFMAWDEVAETRLALPPGAIIQVWRPQTAETGQHLVDAVSRGALLVLSPADRIYIDMKYDASSRLGLRWAGFNDTRDAYDWDPATLVGGVPESAILGVEAPLWSETAETLRDLEWLAFPRLPGVAEIGWTARDRRDWTTYRTRLATHAPRWDILGINYYPSPLVEWRR; this comes from the coding sequence ATGCACATACTGGCGCTTGTCATGCTGTTCCAGGTGAATGTGATTCCGCTGCCGGCATCGGTCGAGCAGCGGCCGGGCGCGCCGTTCGCGGTGTCGGCCGGGACCCCGGTCACGGTCCAGGACGCGGCGGCGCGCCCGGCCGCCCGGTTCCTGCAGGAAGTACTGGGGCTGAGCCGGCCAGTGGAGGGCTCCGGACAATCCGGCGAGAACGCCGAGAACTTGAACGAAACGGACCCGGCCATCGTCTTCCGCGTGGCCACCAGCGCCGACCTCGGCACCGAGGGATACGAGCTCGACATCCGCGCCGAGCAGATTACCATCACCGCGCAGTCCGGGGCGGGCTACTTTTACGCGGTGCAAACACTCCGGCAGCTGCTTCCACCCGCCATCGAGTACTCCGGGACGTTGCCCTATGCGCTTTCGGTCGCGCCCGTGCGCATCCGCGATCAGCCGCGCTTCGAGTGGCGCGGGGCCATGCTGGACGTATCGCGCCACTTCTTCGGCCCCGCGGACGTGAAGCGCTACATGGATCTCATGGCCATGTACAAGCTGAATCGCCTGCATCTCCATTTGAGTGACGACCAGGGATGGCGCCTGGAAATCCCCGGGCGCCCGGCGCTCACGGACATCGGCGCGCAGACGCAGGTCGGCGGCGGCGCGGGCGGCTACTACACCCTCGCTGAATGGGATGACCTGGTGGCGTACGCCGCCGACCGGTTCATCACGATCGTGCCCGAAATCGACATGCCCGGCCATACGAATGCCGCGCTGGCGTCGATCGCCGAGCTGAACTGCGACGGCCGTCGCACGGAGCCCTACACCGGAATCGATGTCGGCTTCAGCTCGCTGTGTGTGGACCGCGAGGAGACGTACACGTTCGTGGACGACGTTGTCCGCGAAATCGCCCGGCGCAGCCCTGGCGCGTATTTCCACGTGGGCGGCGATGAGGTCAAAACCCTGACCGCCAGCGAGTACAACGCCTTCATGGACCGCACGGCGGACATCGTGGCCCGCCACGGCAAACTCTTCATGGCCTGGGACGAAGTCGCCGAGACCCGTCTCGCGCTGCCGCCCGGCGCCATTATCCAGGTGTGGCGTCCGCAGACCGCCGAGACCGGACAGCATCTGGTTGATGCGGTGAGCCGTGGCGCCCTCCTGGTCCTCTCGCCCGCTGACCGCATTTACATCGACATGAAATACGATGCGTCGAGCCGCCTGGGCCTCCGCTGGGCCGGATTCAACGACACGCGCGATGCCTACGACTGGGACCCGGCCACGCTCGTCGGCGGCGTGCCCGAAAGCGCCATCCTGGGCGTCGAGGCCCCCCTCTGGAGCGAGACCGCCGAAACCCTACGCGATCTCGAATGGCTGGCCTTCCCGCGCCTGCCGGGTGTTGCCGAAATCGGCTGGACGGCCCGTGACCGCCGCGACTGGACCACCTACCGCACACGCCTCGCCACCCACGCCCCCCGCTGGGACATCCTGGGCATCAACTATTACCCGTCGCCGCTGGTGGAATGGAGGAGGTAG
- a CDS encoding ABC transporter permease, which translates to MRREAGYSTINLFGLTIGLASVLLIGLFVREELSWDAFHEKGDRIVRMRTTQTMSDGRIDEWNETFGPVADVLREQVPGVSAAVRVQRLFGPLVAVGENAWLEEDFLKAEPSFFEMFDFPLVAGSAAELARPGTVILSETTARRLFGDADPLGQRLSAGGRWSASSTEYEVVGIMADMPGNTHLKANYVASYVLDAENPWRTIAYTYALLEPGVEVDAVMEAFRAIEDGPVH; encoded by the coding sequence ATGCGCCGCGAGGCGGGATACAGCACCATCAACCTGTTCGGGCTGACCATCGGATTGGCGTCGGTGCTGCTCATCGGACTGTTCGTGCGGGAGGAGTTGTCGTGGGATGCGTTCCACGAGAAGGGCGACCGGATAGTGCGCATGCGCACAACCCAGACGATGTCGGACGGCCGGATCGATGAATGGAACGAGACATTCGGACCGGTGGCCGACGTGCTTCGCGAGCAGGTGCCGGGCGTCTCCGCGGCCGTGCGTGTGCAGAGGCTGTTCGGCCCGCTGGTGGCGGTGGGCGAGAATGCGTGGCTGGAGGAGGATTTCCTGAAGGCCGAACCGTCGTTCTTCGAAATGTTCGACTTTCCGCTGGTGGCCGGGAGCGCAGCCGAGTTGGCCCGCCCCGGAACGGTCATCCTGTCCGAAACGACGGCCCGAAGGCTCTTCGGGGACGCCGATCCGCTTGGCCAGCGCCTGTCGGCCGGCGGGCGGTGGTCGGCCTCGAGTACCGAGTACGAGGTTGTCGGCATCATGGCCGACATGCCCGGCAATACGCATCTGAAAGCGAATTACGTGGCATCGTATGTGCTCGACGCCGAAAATCCGTGGCGTACGATTGCCTATACGTATGCGCTTCTGGAACCGGGTGTCGAGGTTGACGCGGTCATGGAGGCATTCCGTGCCATTGAGGACGGACCGGTCCATTGA